CGCGGACCGCTTCCAATCCCTGGTTGCGAACCGATTCAATTCGAAGACACACTCGAAGCTCTCTTGGACCCCCTAGGGCCCATATATGAAGGATACTCCAAGGTTTCAAAGGTAATAAATGGCTCTGATGGGATCCTGATCAACACTTGGCAAGATCTGGAGCCCTCAGCAACGAAGGCACTGGGGGACTCTGGAATCTTGCGAAGGTTCACCAATGGACCGGTTTATCCGGTTGGACCTCTAGTGAGGACGTTAGCGGACCGTGACACGTGTAGTGTACACGTGGACAACAAGGTTATGCGGTGGCTTGACCGGCAACCGACGGAATCGGTAATCTACGTGTCGTTCGGGAGCGGAGGGACCATGTCTGAGGCTCAGATTAGGGAGCTTGCGTGGGGATTGGAGCTCAGCATGCAGAGGTTTGTTTGGGTGGTGCGGCCACCCATTGAGGGCGATGCTTCCGGCTCATATTTCGACGTCGGAATTGGCGCGGGGGACGGGTCGCCGGAGTACTTGCCGAAGGGGTTCGTGGAGAGGACGAAGGAATTGGGATTGGTGATTCCCATGTGGGCCCCGCAGGTGGAGATTCTGGGACATGCTGCGACGGGTGGTTTTGTGACACACTGTGGTTGGAACTCTGTGCTTGAAGCAATCTTTGGTGGGGTGGCAATGGTGGCTTGGCCGCTCTACTCGGAGCAGAAGATGAACGCCGCCATGTTGTCGAAGGAGCTCGGGGTGGCGGTGAGGGCGAGGGGTGAAGCGGAGGGTGGTGGTGTGGTTGGGAGGGATGAGATAGCAAGGGTTGTGAGAAGGGTAATGGTGGAAGAAGAAGGTGGTGCAATGAGGGCAAAGGTGAAGGAGCTGAAAGCGAGTGCAGAGAAAGCAGTGTGTGAGTTTGGAAGCTCTTATGAGTCGCTGCGTCAATTCAGAACTTACTCTCGCGCCGCTTCAGAGGCTAAAGCTCGTGGTGCTTGATATCAAGAGTGCAAAAATATTGAGTATGGtaaaattttcatataatttaaggtatattttatattttaatatattttataaaaaataattaattatttttcggCCATATTAATATATCTATCTTGCCAGTTACGTGAAAGCAATAACAAACGTGAACGTTTAATTGGAATAAGTtcaattagatattttttaaatatttttttatttaatattttaatttaaaaaaataataaaaaaatatagggagacaataaaaatacaaaacaacgTAAACAATAGATATAATATGTTGGATATTCAATTTAATAGGTATGCATATGATTATGTTGATTCTTAATTGAATGGTTATTCTTTTCGATTTGGTTTACTCATGCACAGTTAACAATGATTGAATATTTAATTCATTAGGTTTACGGATAATTATTCTAATGTTAGGGTTTAGGAGGTAATTTGGATGatggattattttttattttattgaattatttttagaGCTTATTATTCGCATTGTTCACAAAAATTATTGTATACTTAgtaaaaccaaaaaataaaaaataaataaattttgtattttttgaataactggtaaataaaaataaatatctaagttaattaaaaataataaattaaaaaaacgaATCAAATACTGAATTTTAAAGAATAAATAATATGAAAACTCAAGTGcaatcaacttcacgtgaagttaataGCCGAGAGCCcttaaataatttgaattatttgactaaatttttatctaatgactttcagttatcaacttcacataaagtTGACTGTATCTAAGTTTTCACCTTTTTTGAGATCTATTCAGATAAAGACATCTAAAACGTctgttttaaaaatatctttttgtaattaaaatttaatacatataatcgACTAAATTGTgctatttttgtcaaaattaggtcagacaatttaatttaataaaaaaatagttaattaaattttgaacttatctaaattaatatttttttataaaaaattactacaatatccttattataaaaaatgactaaaatactcttaattatatataatattatagtcattttttataaaaaataatattaatttagactaatttaaaattgaatttattatttttttaattatattaatttatttggcctaattttaataaaaataatatgatttaattaattatatatattaaattttaaatattaaaaaaatattttagacatATTTCTCTAAATAGTCCCTATTTTTAACTGAAATATATAGTTGAAGCATAAGCATAAGGATGAGTACGCAGCGGGTAGTACGGTTCACTTTCTCTTGAAAAGTGGGACACATATGCAAAGAAATCCCAATCAATATTAAAGCTACATTAATCAAGCATGTAATAAAAACGACAACTCCCTCTAGTTTCGGCTGCTATTATAATTAGAATTAACTCTCTATAAATTATGTTGCGCATGCCAAGTCAAATTTGGCTCCACATTGAAGTTAAAGTTATTGCCTCTGCGTGTGTTGTCTCTCATCACAGCTGCATTTGTACTAGGCTaagttatcagaaataaggtTGTGTTTGTTTATAGAGATAGGACATTGAAATAGAAACACAGAGACATAAAATTATGTTTGATAGGGAAGACATGAATAGAGATAATGTGTCTAAAGAtactgaattagtgtattttgtattCATTCTGATAGGAAGAACATAGAGACACTAACAAaagacacaacttattttttatttttttttattattcttattaattttttataattatattttttattattatatttttcatctcaaattttttaaataaaaaaatgagaataaattaaatttttataatttattttaatttattgtcaAATAGAAtacaagaacataaaattttgtattttattttatcctgTTTTCagtatcttatcttattttgtctTGTCTTGTCCTATTCTTAGAAACAAACGCAGCGTAAAGGACAAATTCCATTGATGTTGGCTTTGACCCATCCCTCTGTTTGCATAGACAATTCAATTCAATATGGACacccaaagcaaaataaaatagacaattCAATATAACAATACTGCTGTgtttattctaattatattgCTCCCAAAGGAAAATGATTTTTCAACATGCAAACTGTACTACGTACTACAGGACTCTCTAAGACTAATATCACTTTTATTAAAAGTTCATATAAAGTATCATTTTTTCGAAATTGTTGAAAGTAGAtcgtttaattaaattattattggaTGAATATCGTGTATGCGTGTTcgtgtttatttttttaataaaagatcaAATATCCAATATTAATATAAGTGAACATAAAATATGTATATTTTgacataatattaaaaaaatatattgtatAATATCTAACAAAATGTTATCTATACATTATACTGTTTCAATATATATAGatcatattatttatttgtaGTCAAGTCTCTGGTGGCTATGTTATTTGTAGTCAAGTCTCTGGTGGCTATGTCTATGGTAACTAGTGGTGGCTAGAGCCACACTTTTAACTTAAAAGTGTAGctcttcacaaagaaaagcgtcacctaatggaaaaaagaaaaattagaagaagttacaatgatttttaaacaattaaaaatggctcaagaaaataatattatggaacacgaatttcaaatagaagaggaattagtaaattctgaaaatatagaaaatgaagaacacattctagattattcaagtgacgaagaaccagcaattccaatacaagtaaaaaatgaagctggaacatctaaggataatcaatctcaatttaaatgggaaacaggttttgataattatgcttttaaaaaagggtttataaataaagattcaaaatatacaaaaataccatcaaaatacgttcctaaaatccaggaaatggaaggagaaagaatgctcgatttagactgcaaaaagaacgaaaaagaaattttcgaaaactggttaaattccttcttattagaagcctttactaatccaaaacttagtgaattatctggaagagacatttggaattacatagggtttcatactaaaagaactataagagattatatgacatcaatagaaaaccaaataatagaagaattagaaacaaaaacaacagcttatgataagatattatataatgatgattctatataaagaattttttggaaaaaatattatagatcatagacaagaagtctataataaagaatatcaagaagcaaaaaaccatttagctaatatccagatatatgatttatgtaatgttgaatcttatatatgtgaatatagaatacattattacaaattaaaagaagaagataaaaatcattatcttagtatgtacataacaaaacttccatatcctgctaatgaatttataatgggaagatttataagagaaataaatagaggaataattgaaaataattttggtggagcaacctctgcaataaaagaggaaataaaaga
The genomic region above belongs to Arachis stenosperma cultivar V10309 chromosome 5, arast.V10309.gnm1.PFL2, whole genome shotgun sequence and contains:
- the LOC130979623 gene encoding UDP-glycosyltransferase 72E1-like; translation: MATANNDKKPHAAILTSPGMGHLIPEVELGKSLLTQHAFDVTIFLITTDLATARSQIHQQTSHLKTAPNVVELPQPDVSSKLGPDPSLLDRIVVTMTESLPSLRSFILSMKHPPSLLVVDLFGTEAIPMARDLGMQPFVFLTTSAWFSALTIHLSAMDPNQVENTHIKNRGPLPIPGCEPIQFEDTLEALLDPLGPIYEGYSKVSKVINGSDGILINTWQDLEPSATKALGDSGILRRFTNGPVYPVGPLVRTLADRDTCSVHVDNKVMRWLDRQPTESVIYVSFGSGGTMSEAQIRELAWGLELSMQRFVWVVRPPIEGDASGSYFDVGIGAGDGSPEYLPKGFVERTKELGLVIPMWAPQVEILGHAATGGFVTHCGWNSVLEAIFGGVAMVAWPLYSEQKMNAAMLSKELGVAVRARGEAEGGGVVGRDEIARVVRRVMVEEEGGAMRAKVKELKASAEKAVCEFGSSYESLRQFRTYSRAASEAKARGA